One genomic region from Spirulina subsalsa PCC 9445 encodes:
- a CDS encoding phenylpyruvate tautomerase MIF-related protein, whose protein sequence is MPLIQIKSSVVSPDKAQVESLLKNLSAKLAQHLGKPESYVMTAFESDVPMTFAGTTDPVCYIEIKSIGTMSSSQTKSMSQDFCQVISERLGVPVGRIYIEFADAKGSMWGWNSGTFG, encoded by the coding sequence ATGCCATTGATTCAGATAAAATCCTCTGTTGTTAGTCCCGATAAGGCACAAGTGGAGTCGTTGTTAAAGAATTTATCGGCTAAATTAGCCCAACATTTAGGTAAACCCGAATCCTATGTTATGACCGCTTTTGAAAGTGATGTTCCTATGACCTTTGCAGGAACAACTGACCCGGTTTGTTATATAGAAATTAAAAGTATTGGCACAATGAGTTCTAGTCAGACCAAGAGCATGAGCCAAGACTTTTGTCAAGTGATTAGTGAAAGATTAGGCGTTCCAGTGGGGCGGATTTACATTGAATTTGCCGATGCGAAGGGCTCCATGTGGGGCTGGAATAGTGGCACATTTGGTTAA
- the cas7g gene encoding type I-U CRISPR-associated RAMP protein Csb1/Cas7u, translating into MKNIDLSPLKQAPRLLLEATLKPLQGTRFQPTGFPDLGAATYKLPESGTTMVLVESAQSVANRLESTVWDIANNQLVQALTGLPFVQVVNAQGEPFTNSILEAHRLNSNYIVQDMKQPFLKQIKQELEIDPEKPVDFHQLAVVLAKYDFNSLLHGVFLAQKDLAGGRFKLARALSGFIEAENVEVVSSGGVKNDRVNPQGDAKKGGGNIPFHREEYTAAKITAYFSLDLAQIRGYRLGEAVENLLIALALWKVQSFLQQGLRLRTACDLDCVGDLVVTRPDSFSLPSLEDLTEALPELISTVAKQGVFADPSITVVKLGKS; encoded by the coding sequence ATGAAAAACATCGACCTTTCCCCCCTAAAACAAGCCCCTCGTTTACTCCTAGAAGCTACCTTAAAACCCTTACAAGGTACTCGCTTCCAACCTACTGGATTTCCCGACTTAGGGGCAGCCACTTATAAACTGCCTGAATCTGGGACAACAATGGTTTTAGTGGAATCCGCCCAAAGTGTCGCCAATCGGTTGGAATCAACTGTATGGGATATAGCCAACAACCAACTGGTTCAAGCCTTAACCGGATTGCCCTTTGTGCAGGTTGTCAACGCTCAAGGTGAACCCTTTACCAACTCCATCCTAGAAGCCCATCGTCTCAACTCTAACTACATTGTCCAAGATATGAAACAGCCATTTTTAAAGCAAATTAAGCAAGAATTAGAAATCGACCCGGAAAAACCCGTTGATTTTCACCAGTTGGCTGTTGTTTTAGCTAAATATGACTTTAACTCTTTGCTTCATGGTGTTTTCCTCGCCCAGAAAGATTTAGCCGGAGGGCGTTTCAAACTAGCGCGGGCGTTATCCGGCTTTATTGAGGCGGAAAATGTGGAAGTTGTTTCATCGGGAGGGGTGAAAAATGACCGGGTGAATCCCCAAGGTGATGCTAAGAAAGGGGGGGGCAATATTCCCTTTCACCGCGAGGAATACACGGCCGCAAAAATCACGGCTTATTTTAGTTTAGATTTGGCTCAAATTCGGGGCTATCGTCTCGGTGAGGCTGTGGAAAACCTTCTGATTGCCTTAGCGTTGTGGAAAGTGCAGTCTTTTCTCCAGCAAGGCCTCCGCCTCAGAACAGCCTGTGATTTAGATTGTGTGGGTGATTTAGTTGTTACCCGGCCTGACTCTTTTTCCTTACCTTCTTTAGAGGATTTAACGGAGGCCTTACCGGAGTTAATCTCTACTGTAGCCAAGCAGGGGGTTTTTGCTGACCCCTCTATTACTGTTGTAAAACTCGGTAAATCTTAG
- a CDS encoding carbohydrate ABC transporter permease: protein MNDTPSKFRLSWVPYAFLLPALGILTLTVFFPAFQAFSLSFARYERMLNDPPTWIGLANFERLLADPVFWQTLRNTLLYLIGVVPILVFLPLFLAVLVNQKLRGIHWFRMYFFTPVVISMVVAGIAWNALYDSNGVFNQILRALGWESGILWLTDPHSNLPLYSVMVVTIWKGLGYYMVIYLAGLQGIPAELYEAAAIDGSVGWRKHWDITLPLMRPYLVLVAVISAISATKVFDEVYVMTQGGPGNRSKTVVFYMYEQAFRHFEITYACTIGLVLFLLIFGLALLNLYLSNRQKNYANLRF, encoded by the coding sequence ATGAACGACACGCCCTCAAAATTTAGATTATCTTGGGTCCCCTACGCTTTTTTGTTACCCGCTTTAGGGATTTTAACCTTGACGGTTTTTTTCCCGGCTTTTCAAGCATTTTCCCTTAGTTTTGCCCGTTATGAACGAATGCTGAATGACCCTCCGACTTGGATTGGTTTGGCAAATTTTGAGCGTTTGCTGGCAGACCCAGTTTTTTGGCAGACCTTACGCAATACCCTCCTTTATCTGATTGGAGTCGTTCCTATTTTAGTCTTTCTGCCCCTATTTTTAGCGGTTTTAGTGAATCAAAAGCTCCGGGGGATTCACTGGTTTAGAATGTATTTTTTTACACCCGTAGTAATTTCCATGGTCGTAGCGGGGATCGCGTGGAATGCCTTATATGACTCTAACGGGGTTTTTAATCAAATTTTACGCGCCCTCGGCTGGGAGTCTGGTATTTTGTGGTTAACAGACCCCCATTCTAATTTACCTCTATACAGCGTTATGGTCGTGACCATTTGGAAAGGATTGGGTTACTATATGGTGATTTATTTAGCTGGACTACAAGGGATTCCGGCGGAATTGTACGAAGCGGCCGCCATTGATGGTTCAGTGGGATGGCGCAAACATTGGGATATTACATTACCCTTAATGCGTCCCTATTTAGTATTAGTCGCCGTCATTTCTGCTATTTCTGCGACTAAGGTTTTTGATGAAGTGTATGTCATGACTCAAGGGGGGCCTGGAAATCGTTCTAAAACCGTGGTTTTTTATATGTATGAACAGGCCTTTCGCCATTTTGAAATTACTTACGCTTGTACCATTGGGTTAGTTCTATTTTTACTAATTTTTGGACTAGCCTTGCTCAATTTGTATCTCTCCAATCGTCAGAAAAATTACGCTAATCTGCGTTTTTAA
- a CDS encoding flavin reductase family protein: MLDENAKKTMLRKIPHGLYVCGVKDGEEMNGFTASWVMQASFEPPLIVNCVRQDSGSHAMIQNSGVFALSFLESGQKEVAAKFFKPQRRVGNKLADIDFTLGAETGCPILTDSLGYVECKVVGSVQEGDHTVFVAQVIGAGIHREGDPLTLESTGWQYGG, translated from the coding sequence ATGTTAGACGAAAACGCTAAAAAAACCATGTTACGCAAAATCCCCCACGGTTTATATGTCTGTGGGGTAAAAGACGGCGAAGAAATGAATGGTTTTACAGCCAGTTGGGTCATGCAAGCTTCCTTTGAACCCCCCTTAATTGTCAACTGTGTGCGACAAGATTCTGGCTCCCATGCCATGATTCAAAATAGCGGCGTTTTTGCCTTGTCCTTCCTCGAAAGTGGTCAAAAAGAAGTAGCCGCTAAATTTTTTAAACCCCAGCGTCGAGTCGGGAACAAATTAGCCGATATTGACTTTACCCTTGGTGCAGAAACAGGTTGTCCCATCCTCACCGACTCATTAGGTTATGTGGAATGTAAAGTAGTCGGATCTGTTCAAGAAGGAGATCATACCGTGTTTGTTGCCCAAGTCATTGGGGCTGGAATTCATCGGGAAGGAGATCCCTTAACCTTAGAAAGTACCGGATGGCAATATGGCGGTTAA
- the csb2 gene encoding type I-U CRISPR-associated protein Csb2, translated as MTIGLTIKFLAGRYHATPWNHQVNEGVVEWPPSPWRILRGLVAVYYRLPDPPERSLLLGLLTQLAEVLPRYQLPPHTAAHTRHYMPIKDKTTRVIDTFYAVERSNCLKVWWPGVELSTPERELLAQLAEKLSYLGRAESWVEVESWVEVGVMDTPAEQPTTAPEQAELDPEPDKMPEQIKVLVPLSGEGLRGLQEALALLPRPKKGKKSWQAPGDLLEALSLDIGDLHAQGWNGIPGARWVSYWTIPPRVSKSSSPSNVSQFLPNVARFQLVAPVLPPLTQAISLGERLHRSLTTGSKSENYPDGLPLFSGRDEQGPLTGHQHAFCLPEDADGDGKIDHLLVWVRGGFSGEGVTTLGKVRKLRGRGGSELGVVLLTLGKVEQGGAEMFGGLCGRGRVWRSITPLVLPNHRKKRGKYSAEGQVKWLLEDMGFPCPQSVEIWPRSSRFGGERFYGSDFWLQRRNNHGARGVSYGLGVTIEFEQEVQGPIALGYGAHFGLGLFEVC; from the coding sequence ATGACGATTGGTTTAACTATTAAATTTTTAGCGGGACGGTATCATGCTACGCCGTGGAATCATCAAGTGAATGAGGGGGTGGTGGAGTGGCCGCCTTCCCCTTGGCGGATTTTGCGGGGACTGGTTGCTGTGTACTATCGTTTACCAGACCCCCCAGAACGGTCTTTACTCTTGGGGTTGCTTACCCAGTTGGCGGAGGTGTTGCCCCGTTACCAGTTGCCCCCCCACACGGCCGCCCACACTCGCCACTATATGCCCATTAAGGATAAAACAACTCGGGTGATTGATACGTTTTATGCAGTTGAACGGTCAAATTGTCTCAAGGTTTGGTGGCCGGGGGTGGAGTTATCGACTCCGGAGCGGGAATTATTGGCTCAACTGGCGGAGAAGTTGTCTTATTTGGGACGGGCGGAATCTTGGGTGGAGGTGGAATCTTGGGTAGAGGTGGGGGTGATGGATACCCCGGCGGAACAGCCCACGACAGCCCCGGAACAGGCGGAATTAGACCCAGAACCGGACAAAATGCCGGAACAGATTAAAGTGTTGGTGCCGCTCTCTGGGGAGGGTTTAAGGGGCTTACAGGAGGCTTTAGCGTTGTTGCCGCGACCGAAGAAGGGCAAGAAGTCATGGCAAGCACCGGGAGATTTATTGGAGGCGTTAAGTTTAGATATTGGCGACCTCCATGCTCAGGGGTGGAATGGGATTCCGGGCGCTCGTTGGGTGTCCTATTGGACGATTCCCCCTCGGGTGTCGAAGTCTTCTAGTCCTTCTAATGTGAGCCAATTTCTGCCCAATGTGGCGCGGTTTCAGTTGGTGGCTCCGGTGTTGCCGCCCTTAACTCAGGCCATTAGTTTGGGGGAGCGTCTCCATCGCTCGTTAACGACTGGCTCAAAGTCGGAGAACTATCCCGATGGTTTACCGCTTTTTTCGGGGCGAGATGAGCAGGGGCCGCTTACAGGGCATCAACACGCTTTTTGTTTGCCGGAGGATGCAGATGGGGACGGGAAAATTGATCATTTGTTGGTTTGGGTGCGTGGGGGATTCAGTGGGGAAGGGGTGACGACGTTGGGGAAGGTGCGGAAGTTGCGGGGGCGTGGGGGGTCTGAGTTGGGGGTGGTGTTGTTGACTTTGGGGAAGGTGGAGCAAGGGGGGGCGGAGATGTTTGGGGGGTTATGTGGTCGGGGGAGGGTGTGGCGCAGTATAACGCCGTTGGTGTTGCCGAATCATCGTAAGAAGCGGGGGAAATATTCGGCGGAGGGACAGGTGAAATGGTTGTTGGAGGATATGGGGTTCCCTTGTCCTCAGTCGGTTGAAATTTGGCCGAGGTCTAGTCGTTTTGGGGGGGAACGGTTTTATGGGTCGGATTTTTGGTTACAGCGTCGGAATAACCACGGGGCGCGGGGGGTGAGTTATGGTTTGGGGGTAACGATTGAGTTTGAGCAGGAGGTGCAAGGGCCGATAGCGTTGGGCTATGGGGCGCATTTTGGGTTAGGTTTGTTTGAGGTGTGCTGA
- the cas8g1 gene encoding type I-U CRISPR-associated protein Csx17 — MSHTLKLTGCTPEPLSHYLKALGVLRILSEQRTANLYGFWQDDLFCLETDLTREQILDFFLYDYHPTPFVSPWNGSTGFYPKDKAQQKLLNAFCQSKSSRFAAYQKTIPVGREQVGEMAKQPSAGEKSSFLTELRNKVPDSALPWLDACALVTPDQAQFPPLLGTGGNDGNFEFGRTTMQQLQVVFQVETGKPQTGADHLLRAALFAEVLPNLNYNGVIGQFNPIAAGGANAVPGFVGNPRVNPWDFILMLEGALMFMAGVTRRYEQDGSGGLSYPFTVRSSTVGYGSAAPDDKARGEMWLPLWSKGASHRELQSLFREGRAKFNQRMAVDGVDFACAIAQLGIHRNLTEFVRYSFQERNGLSYFAIPLGRFKVQRNVQVDRLAPLTSWLKQLKRLANSDQAPASLQRVHRRLQTQILQLTQSSEEQRRGNLLEVLICLGEVEATLDRAFRTKEAKDKPLKPLVIGNADQGRKDADQWLKECRQDSPEFRLALALVGQNLRERLVWVRGQRWIEHDDKRTTWQNGANLEQNLIQWLQRLEIEEQQKNKSEEGEDSGKIQRPSPERQKPTASLDDVMAWLNGEVDDQRLEAIARGLSLLDCQNAENPCSERLSPIPASYALLKVVHHRPRLSQKQTSAQHPSRLPVVPGLLRKLAAGDSTRAIEAAARRLQGSGIKPFTRQGFGIVNPRRLAAALAFPLADNDIDYLLSLIQDKSKEEQ, encoded by the coding sequence ATGTCTCACACCCTAAAACTCACAGGTTGCACCCCAGAACCCCTCTCCCACTATCTCAAAGCCTTGGGCGTTCTGCGGATTCTCTCAGAACAACGCACCGCCAACCTTTATGGCTTTTGGCAAGATGATCTGTTTTGCCTAGAAACCGACCTCACCCGAGAACAGATCCTCGACTTTTTTCTCTATGACTATCACCCCACCCCCTTCGTGTCCCCTTGGAATGGCAGCACGGGATTTTACCCCAAAGATAAAGCCCAGCAAAAACTGCTCAATGCCTTTTGTCAGTCCAAATCAAGCCGTTTTGCTGCCTATCAAAAGACTATCCCGGTTGGACGGGAACAGGTGGGAGAGATGGCAAAACAACCATCAGCAGGTGAAAAATCATCCTTTTTAACCGAATTACGGAATAAAGTACCTGACAGCGCCTTACCTTGGCTCGATGCCTGCGCTTTAGTTACCCCAGATCAGGCACAATTTCCCCCTCTCTTGGGAACTGGGGGGAATGATGGCAACTTTGAATTTGGCCGAACTACCATGCAGCAGTTACAGGTTGTTTTTCAGGTGGAAACGGGGAAACCTCAAACGGGGGCGGATCACCTGTTACGAGCGGCTTTATTTGCCGAAGTCTTGCCCAATTTGAACTATAACGGCGTGATTGGACAGTTTAACCCCATTGCGGCGGGGGGAGCCAATGCTGTGCCGGGATTTGTGGGCAATCCCCGGGTCAATCCTTGGGATTTTATTTTGATGTTAGAAGGGGCTTTAATGTTTATGGCTGGGGTGACGCGACGCTATGAACAGGATGGGTCTGGGGGCCTTTCTTATCCCTTTACCGTGCGTTCTTCCACCGTTGGCTATGGGAGCGCGGCTCCTGATGATAAGGCCAGGGGGGAGATGTGGCTTCCCTTGTGGTCGAAGGGGGCATCACATCGGGAGTTACAGAGTCTGTTTCGGGAAGGACGGGCGAAGTTTAACCAACGGATGGCTGTGGATGGGGTGGATTTTGCTTGTGCGATCGCCCAATTGGGAATCCATCGCAATCTAACAGAGTTCGTGCGCTATAGTTTCCAAGAGCGCAATGGCCTGTCCTACTTTGCCATTCCCTTGGGACGGTTCAAAGTGCAGCGCAATGTCCAAGTAGACCGACTCGCCCCCCTCACTTCTTGGTTAAAGCAGCTTAAACGCCTAGCCAACTCTGATCAAGCCCCTGCTTCCCTCCAGCGCGTTCACCGTCGGTTACAAACCCAGATTTTGCAATTAACCCAGAGTAGCGAAGAGCAACGACGGGGGAATCTCCTTGAGGTTTTAATCTGCCTTGGAGAGGTGGAAGCCACTCTAGACCGGGCGTTTCGCACCAAAGAAGCCAAGGACAAACCCCTAAAACCCTTGGTGATTGGCAATGCCGATCAAGGGCGAAAAGATGCCGATCAATGGCTAAAAGAATGTCGCCAAGACAGCCCAGAATTTCGTTTAGCCTTAGCCTTAGTGGGGCAGAATCTACGGGAGCGACTGGTTTGGGTGAGAGGGCAGCGCTGGATAGAACACGACGATAAGCGCACCACTTGGCAGAATGGGGCTAACTTAGAGCAGAATTTAATCCAATGGTTACAGCGCCTTGAGATTGAGGAACAGCAAAAAAACAAGTCAGAGGAGGGCGAAGACAGTGGCAAAATCCAGAGGCCTAGTCCAGAACGCCAAAAACCCACCGCTTCCTTAGATGACGTGATGGCGTGGTTAAACGGAGAGGTGGATGATCAACGGTTGGAGGCGATCGCACGAGGTTTAAGTTTGTTAGACTGCCAAAACGCCGAAAACCCCTGTTCGGAGCGTCTATCCCCCATTCCCGCCAGTTATGCCCTCCTGAAAGTTGTGCATCATCGTCCCCGACTATCCCAGAAACAAACCTCAGCCCAGCATCCCTCTCGCCTGCCAGTCGTCCCCGGTTTACTGCGAAAACTAGCCGCTGGGGATAGTACCCGAGCCATAGAAGCCGCCGCCCGCCGACTCCAAGGCAGTGGGATAAAACCCTTTACTCGCCAAGGGTTTGGGATAGTCAACCCCCGCCGTCTCGCCGCCGCCCTAGCTTTCCCCCTAGCCGACAACGATATTGACTACTTATTGAGCTTAATCCAAGACAAATCCAAGGAGGAACAATGA
- the cas3g gene encoding CRISPR-associated helicase Cas3': MSNNFSHWFRDITSFEPFPYQIALAERPKLPQFLDAPTGAGKTAAIALAWLWRRKQRPRETPRRLVYCLPMRSLVEQTTRNIQQWLTESQESNTVQLHQFMGGSIDRTWVIQPEQSCILVGTQDQLLSRALNRGYSMGRNSWPIDFALVNNDCLWVMDETQLMGNGLRTTAQLQAFREQWGVYGIAQSLWMSATLHPEQVQTVDYQPDVTDVLQLSDADLTHPRLKPRYYAHKPLQRCSVVWDGGKETDYGKALVPEILAAHPPGDLTLVICNQVKRAQAIYQRLTAEAPHIEALLIHSRFRAKERTQQQERLPDFKGIVVATQAIEAGVDLSAAVLFTELAPWSSLVQRFGRCNRRGEQNAKAQIYWLDYKDLSKTNITLPYTVEALTTARSQLLKLSDVSPANLVSLNIPPEAPEGLIPRQSDLRQLFDTSTDLMGHDVDVSPFIRDQGGADVMFAWRDFEDVEDQRSLEPQELCRVSLSQSREFWKQIQKTKSKGYVWDRSQGKWEELGVLYPGCSILLSCRAGGYSDRLGFTGDPKDRDISEIARKTPKPKDKVTQESLALEQDDDDPTTYGSGFISLEQHADDVARAVAALCEALQGDYGWGDDLVQLLIRSGRYHDVGKAHEVFQSLLTRDRPGREGTLWAKSDHHWQDRNRPKNWRRGFRHEWASALGALAAGEEFLLVYLVACHHGKVRLTVQPRPSETAPPPPQRYACGVWEGDTLPKVELGGNLTLAETVLSLDCLEFGSQSWTNQAIALLDQYGPFQLAYLEALIRIADWQASARGNGG; this comes from the coding sequence ATGAGCAATAATTTCAGTCACTGGTTTAGGGACATTACAAGTTTTGAACCCTTTCCCTATCAAATCGCCCTCGCGGAACGCCCAAAACTCCCACAGTTTCTCGATGCACCCACCGGAGCGGGAAAAACGGCCGCGATCGCCTTAGCGTGGTTGTGGCGGCGGAAACAACGCCCCCGTGAGACTCCCCGCCGTTTGGTCTACTGTCTCCCTATGCGTAGCCTCGTGGAACAAACCACCCGCAATATTCAGCAGTGGTTAACCGAAAGTCAGGAAAGCAACACAGTTCAATTGCACCAGTTTATGGGGGGAAGCATTGATCGAACTTGGGTCATCCAGCCCGAGCAATCCTGTATTTTAGTGGGGACTCAAGATCAACTCTTGAGTCGCGCCCTCAATCGAGGCTACAGTATGGGGCGCAACTCCTGGCCGATTGATTTTGCCTTGGTCAATAATGATTGTCTGTGGGTGATGGACGAAACCCAACTAATGGGCAATGGACTACGCACCACCGCCCAGTTACAAGCCTTTCGGGAGCAATGGGGAGTCTATGGAATCGCTCAATCTTTGTGGATGAGCGCCACCCTCCACCCGGAACAGGTGCAAACGGTGGACTATCAGCCCGATGTGACGGACGTTTTGCAGCTATCCGACGCAGACTTAACCCATCCCCGACTAAAACCCCGTTATTATGCCCACAAACCCCTACAACGCTGTTCTGTCGTCTGGGATGGGGGCAAGGAAACCGACTATGGGAAAGCCCTAGTCCCAGAAATTCTCGCCGCCCATCCCCCCGGGGATCTCACCTTGGTCATTTGTAATCAAGTTAAGCGCGCCCAAGCCATTTATCAACGTCTGACGGCAGAAGCGCCCCATATTGAGGCCTTGCTCATTCATAGTCGTTTTCGCGCTAAGGAACGCACCCAACAGCAAGAACGATTACCGGATTTTAAAGGGATTGTGGTTGCTACCCAAGCCATTGAAGCGGGGGTGGATCTATCGGCGGCCGTGCTGTTCACCGAGTTAGCCCCTTGGTCCTCTTTGGTGCAGCGATTTGGGCGGTGTAATCGACGGGGAGAACAGAATGCAAAGGCTCAAATCTATTGGCTGGATTACAAGGATCTGAGCAAAACAAACATCACCCTCCCCTATACCGTCGAAGCCCTCACCACGGCGCGTTCCCAGTTGCTCAAGCTCTCGGACGTGAGTCCTGCTAACCTTGTTTCTCTCAACATCCCCCCAGAAGCCCCAGAGGGACTCATTCCCCGCCAGTCTGACCTCCGGCAACTCTTCGACACCTCCACCGACCTGATGGGGCATGATGTGGATGTGTCGCCCTTTATTCGGGATCAGGGAGGGGCGGATGTGATGTTTGCTTGGCGGGATTTTGAGGATGTCGAAGATCAGCGCTCCCTAGAGCCTCAAGAATTATGCCGCGTTTCCCTGTCCCAGTCTCGGGAATTTTGGAAACAGATCCAGAAGACCAAAAGTAAGGGCTATGTGTGGGATCGGAGTCAGGGGAAGTGGGAGGAACTGGGGGTACTTTATCCCGGTTGCTCGATTTTACTCTCTTGTCGGGCGGGGGGCTATTCTGACCGCTTAGGGTTTACAGGGGATCCCAAGGATCGGGATATCTCAGAAATAGCCCGAAAAACCCCAAAGCCCAAGGATAAGGTTACTCAAGAAAGTTTAGCCCTGGAGCAGGATGATGACGACCCCACAACCTACGGGAGTGGCTTTATTTCTTTGGAACAACACGCGGACGATGTAGCCCGGGCTGTTGCGGCTTTGTGTGAAGCGTTACAGGGGGATTATGGCTGGGGGGATGATTTGGTGCAGTTGCTGATTCGTTCGGGACGGTATCACGATGTGGGAAAAGCCCATGAGGTGTTTCAGTCTTTACTGACGCGAGATCGTCCGGGGCGTGAAGGGACGCTTTGGGCGAAGTCGGATCATCATTGGCAAGACCGAAACCGTCCCAAAAACTGGAGAAGGGGATTCCGCCATGAGTGGGCGAGCGCCCTAGGAGCGTTAGCGGCCGGGGAGGAGTTTCTCTTAGTCTATTTAGTGGCTTGTCATCATGGGAAAGTGCGTCTCACGGTTCAGCCCCGCCCCAGTGAAACCGCGCCCCCTCCACCCCAGAGATATGCCTGTGGGGTATGGGAGGGGGATACATTGCCCAAGGTGGAGTTAGGGGGAAATCTAACCTTAGCGGAGACGGTGTTAAGTCTTGATTGTTTGGAGTTTGGATCTCAATCTTGGACCAATCAGGCGATCGCACTTTTAGACCAATACGGCCCTTTCCAACTAGCCTATCTCGAAGCCCTCATCCGGATTGCAGACTGGCAAGCGTCGGCAAGAGGGAATGGGGGATAG
- a CDS encoding zf-TFIIB domain-containing protein — translation MKPIRCPKCNGAMEQVMYAEIEVDRCIQCHGIWFDYREAEQLKTIEGSEILDDGEEVVGDRYDPSAKPLSCPRCRTPLLQMLDIDQYSIWYEKCVKCHGIWLDAGEFKKFKQNFSRNKTSPSIKRLWGFTANGPLPRQIDP, via the coding sequence ATGAAACCCATACGCTGTCCCAAATGCAATGGAGCAATGGAACAAGTGATGTATGCCGAGATTGAGGTAGATCGCTGTATCCAGTGTCATGGCATTTGGTTTGATTATCGAGAGGCTGAACAGTTGAAGACTATTGAGGGATCGGAGATTTTGGATGATGGGGAGGAAGTGGTTGGCGATCGCTACGATCCCTCCGCCAAACCCCTATCCTGTCCCCGTTGCCGCACCCCCCTCCTACAAATGCTAGACATAGATCAATACAGTATTTGGTACGAAAAATGTGTTAAATGTCATGGCATTTGGCTAGATGCCGGAGAATTTAAAAAATTTAAACAGAACTTTAGCCGCAACAAAACCAGCCCATCCATCAAGCGTTTATGGGGATTTACCGCTAATGGCCCCCTCCCGAGACAGATTGACCCCTAA
- a CDS encoding Panacea domain-containing protein — translation MKSSLDIAKYFIIKAYEDGRENLITNMKIQKLLYYSQCLYLALYHEPLFTEEIQAWRYGPVCPPAYHFYSEFEAKQLPIPDSKVLTELIPEITEILDKVWDYFGAYHAYDLSDLTHLEFPWKKARKGLPPQAASTAVIPLEDMRLLGEEKLLEIEQAHPCYAPIVAQFVQEACDKLGESKSIEQGEVHDWLKSLLAGKIGQSWSNIYPAF, via the coding sequence ATGAAATCATCCCTAGACATCGCCAAATATTTCATCATCAAAGCCTACGAAGATGGTCGAGAAAACCTGATCACTAACATGAAAATTCAAAAACTGCTTTACTACTCCCAATGTCTCTATTTAGCCCTATATCATGAGCCTTTGTTCACTGAAGAAATTCAAGCTTGGCGCTATGGCCCCGTTTGTCCCCCAGCTTATCACTTTTATAGTGAATTTGAAGCCAAGCAATTACCCATCCCCGACTCTAAAGTATTAACAGAACTCATTCCAGAAATAACAGAAATTCTCGATAAAGTTTGGGACTATTTTGGAGCTTATCATGCTTATGACCTAAGTGATTTAACCCATTTAGAATTTCCTTGGAAAAAAGCGCGTAAGGGTTTACCCCCTCAAGCCGCTTCAACTGCCGTTATTCCCTTAGAAGATATGCGGTTATTGGGTGAGGAAAAATTGCTAGAAATAGAACAAGCTCATCCTTGTTATGCGCCCATCGTTGCCCAATTTGTGCAAGAAGCCTGTGATAAATTAGGAGAATCAAAGTCCATCGAACAAGGAGAAGTCCATGACTGGCTTAAATCCCTTCTTGCTGGAAAAATTGGTCAGTCTTGGTCGAATATCTACCCAGCATTTTAG